From the genome of Notolabrus celidotus isolate fNotCel1 chromosome 5, fNotCel1.pri, whole genome shotgun sequence, one region includes:
- the hinfp gene encoding histone H4 transcription factor produces the protein MPNKRVQKKTLKLVCEWSSCQESFSRMDSFFTHAEAHLSALNSVEEDQEEAEGKENCLWRDCGFCSVEGPEELRRHLFFHCYHSKLKQLGQHVLDSQPELGTCSIGYQNRNIIPEIPDNFVCLWEECEQPPYENPEWFYRHVEMHSLCIDIPAGDCEIPLHCRWKDCEATAKGRPKLREHLRSHTQEKIVACPGCGGMYANNTKLFDHVIRQSAMEGQRFQCSHCSKRFATERLLRDHMRTHVSHYKCPLCDMTCPSPSALRNHIKFRHSNEKPYSCEYCEYSCKNLVDLRKHLDTHSSEPAFHCDVPACDFSSRTLITMKIHHKRAYQGNFIARYKCHVCDQCFTRGNNLTVHLHKKHQFKWPSGHPRFRYKKHEDGFFRLQLIRYESVELTEQLMRERQNRQAEEDEDGGQAEGQDMEEGDLGAAPSELQEELRGVLLEEQRTEEPSVSTEEGMLYVLTGGEDSVMQGMQVV, from the exons ATGCCTAACAAACGTGTCCAGAAGAAAACTCTGAAACTGGTGTGTGAATGGAGCTCATGCCAGGAGTCGTTCTCTCGGATGGACAGCTTCTTCACGCACGCAGAGGCTCACCTGAGTGCTTTAAACAGTGTGGAGGAGGACCAAGAGGAAGCTGAGGGTAAGGA AAACTGTCTCTGGAGAGATTGTGGTTTCTGTTCTGTGGAGGGTCCTGAAGAGCTACGAAGACACCTTTTCTTTCATTGTTACCACAGCAAATTGAAGCAGTTGGGTCAGCATGTGCTCGATTCACAGCCGGAGCTTGGCACCTGCTCCATCGGATACCAAAACCGCAACATCATCCCTGAAATCCCTGACAATTTTGTCTGCCTTTGGGAGGAATGTGAG CAACCGCCATATGAGAACCCAGAGTGGTTTTATCGCCATGTTGAGATGCATAGCCTGTGCATAGATATACCAGCAGGAGACTGCGAAATCCCATTACACTGCCGATGGAAAG ATTGTGAAGCCACAGCTAAAGGGCGACCAAAACTGCGAGAGCACCTGCGCAGCCACACGCAGGAGAAGATAGTGGCATGTCCAGGTTGTGGGGGAATGTATGCCAACAACACCAAGCTCTTTGACCATGTTATACGACAGAGTGCCATGGAag GTCAGAGGTTCCAGTGTTCTCACTGCTCCAAACGCTTTGCAACAGAAAGACTCCTGAGAGATCACATGAGAACACACG TGAGCCACTACAAATGCCCATTGTGTGACATGACCTGTCCATCACCCTCTGCACTGCGTAACCACATCAAGTTCCGCCACAGCAATGAGAAACCATACAGCTGCGAATACTGCGAATACAG CTGCAAGAACCTGGTTGACTTGCGCAAacacctggacacacacagcagcGAGCCAGCCTTCCACTGCGACGTTCCCGCCTGTGACTTCTCCTCTCGCACACTCATCACCATGAAGATTCACCACAAAAGAGCAT ATCAGGGGAATTTCATAGCTCGGTACAAGTGCCATGTTTGTGATCAGTGCTTCACCCGGGGCAACAACCTCACTGTCCACCTGCACAAAAAACATCAATTCAAATGGCCCTCTGGACACCCCAGGTTCAG GTACAAGAAACACGAGGACGGCTTCTTTCGTCTGCAGCTGATTCGCTACGAGAGCGTGGAACTGACGGAGCAGCTGATGAGGGAAAGACAAAACAGGCAagctgaggaggatgaagacggCGGGCAGGCAGAGGGTCAGGACATGGAAGAAGGAGACCTGGGGGCAGCCCCTTCAGAGTTACAGGAGGAGCTGAGAGGGGTGCtgctggaggagcagaggactGAGGAGCCATCTGTCAGCACTGAGGAGGGGATGTTGTACGTTCTCACTGGAGGGGAGGACTCTGTCATGCAAGGAATGCAGGTGGTTTGA
- the si:ch211-117m20.4 gene encoding CUB and sushi domain-containing protein 2 gives MRFFLLLLLLLFGSLQRADSQSPGWIEEVEGSGETEWMPLPDFIDDIYWSGTAPICVGGCKGRHQELRRDSCGDSDCCWLGYKSLCRVNCGKPDVDYNGMVYGNDWWVGSVVRYTCGSGFMLLGNPTRTCQANGLWTSKPTCLRMCPQGRIEISERELGGSCNSTCKNKSYFGPAKQGCSKIDNCEKKQTGWKRFFSQCVPCICDCALSCASAG, from the exons ATGAGgttttttcttctgctgctgctgctgttgtttgggTCTTTGCAAAGAGCTGATTCTCAGTCTCCTGGGTGGATTGAAGAGGTGGAAGGTAGTG GTGAGACAGAATGGATGCCCCTGCCAGATTTCATAGATGACATCTATTGGTCTGGGACAGCCCCCATTTGTGTGGGAGGCTGTAAGGGGCGTCAccaggagctgaggagagattCATGTGGAGACTCAGACTGCTGCTGGCTGGGATACAAGTCCCTGTGCAGAG TGAACTGTGGGAAGCCAGATGTGGACTATAATGGTATGGTGTACGGTAATGACTGGTGGGTGGGCTCTGTGGTCAGGTACACCTGTGGCTCTGGCTTTATGCTGCTGggaaacccaaccagaacttGTCAGGCTAATGGACTCTGGACCTCGAAACCTACCTGCCTCA GAATGTGTCCACAGGGACGTATTGAAATCAGTGAGAGGGAACTTGGTGGGTCGTGCAACTCCACCTGCAAGAATAAGAGCTACTTTGGCCCAGCTAAACAAGGCTGCTCTAAGATAGACAACTGTGAGAAAAAGCAGACTGGCTGGAAGCGCTTCTTCTCACAGTGTGTCCCTTGTATTTGTGACTGCGCTCTGTCATGTG caTCTGCAGGGTAA